A single genomic interval of Lathyrus oleraceus cultivar Zhongwan6 chromosome 7, CAAS_Psat_ZW6_1.0, whole genome shotgun sequence harbors:
- the LOC127106018 gene encoding probable WRKY transcription factor 26, with translation MVGGGNGEWPGGGFSPGPMTLISSLFGDNDDGKTFSELLAGAMLDVEHGGGRDGGLSPLAMFASPPQQSLAQAYSNVQNQFEHPFSSSIVPTNTSFTQLQAVTFNNIAQQRIPNSKEPIAKSVDYSSNTEQTSQQSCSVNVDKANDDGYNWRKYGQKQVKGCEFPRSYYKCTHPSCPVKKKVERDLVDGHVTQIIYKGEHIHERPRPSKLTEDNSNVQQELLGTSDSDEEKDHETEKNYEPDRKRRSAVSKPRIIVQTISDVDLLEDGYKWRKYGQKVVKGNPHPRSYYKCTSPGCNVRKHIERVSTDPKAVMTTYEGKHNHDVPAAKTNSHTIANNNNASQLKSQNVILAMHNVDRRGQQQPSAVARLRLKEEHKA, from the exons ATGGTAGGGGGTGGAAATGGAGAGTGGCCTGGTGGGGGGTTTAGTCCGGGTCCGATGACTCTGATTTCGAGCTTGTTTGGAGATAACGATGACGGTAAGACATTCTCAGAGCTTCTCGCCGGTGCTATGTTGGATGTGGAGCATGGAGGAGGAAGAGACGGTGGCTTGTCACCGTTGGCCATGTTTGCTTCTCCACCTCAG CAATCACTAGCACAAGCCTATTCAAATGTTCAAAACCAATTTGAACATCCATTTTCTTCATCAATAGTGCCTACAAATACCTCATTCACACAACTTCAAGCAGTTACATTCAACAACATTGCACAACAACGCATACCAAACTCTAAGGAACCAATAGCAAAATCTGTTGATTATTCCTCTAACACAGAACAAACATCACAACAGTCTTGTTCTGTGAATGTCGACAAAGCTAACGACGACGGCTACAACTGGAGGAAGTATGGACAGAAACAAGTCAAAGGTTGCGAGTTTCCTCGAAGCTATTACAAGTGTACACATCCAAGTTGTCCTGTGAAGAAAAAAGTCGAACGCGATCTCGTTGATGGACATGTAACTCAAATTATTTACAAAGGAGAGCACATTCACGAACGCCCTCGTCCAAGCAAGCTCACAGAGGATAATTCAAATGTGCAACAAGAGTTGTTAGGAACAAGTGACAGTGACGAAGAAAAAGATCATGAAACTGAGAAAAATTATGAACCTGATCGCAAAAGAAG GAGTGCTGTCTCAAAGCCTAGAATCATTGTGCAAACAATAAGTGATGTAGATCTGTTAGAGGATGGATATAAATGGCGCAAATACGGGCAGAAAGTTGTCAAAGGAAATCCGCATCCAAG GAGTTATTACAAATGCACAAGCCCGGGTTGCAATGTTAGGAAACATATTGAGAGGGTTTCAACGGATCCTAAAGCAGTAATGACAACATATGAAGGAAAACATAATCATGATGTGCCAGCAGCTAAGACTAATAGCCACACCATTGCCAACAATAATAATGCATCACAGCTAAAATCACAAAATGTCATACTTGCAATGCATAATGTCGACAGAAGAGGTCAGCAGCAGCCTTCAGCAGTGGCACGTTTAAGGTTGAAGGAAGAGCATAAAGCATAG